One genomic region from Halorussus rarus encodes:
- a CDS encoding alanyl-tRNA editing protein: MSQLAAREPDVRRFEATVAEVDGRTVALDETYFYAESGGQPADRGTLAGTEVEDVRKRDDGTVVHRLADDPGVEAGETVTAEIDDEFRTYCARAHTASHALYGAGRRVLDDLGYGGFDIGERKVRVDFTTSTDITDETLAELERLTNRAIWDSLPVSWEEIPEAEARERDEVAFNTKTEEGVMSEADAVRVVEIEGWDWAACGGTHVTNTREIGPVTVLDRSNPGEGLTRVEFAVGPTAVRRRADDALAAREAAQTLDVGVSELPEAAERVVREAEELEADLRDAREELLDARLADLRADPVERDGGEWLVGTVSAFGPNEVADRARELVAGDAGGSDDGSGAPDAVVLAGTDGGTFVVAATGGTPDAGEVVDEVTVEFGGGGGGSPAFAQGGGLDASPAEVVAFLREERRR; this comes from the coding sequence ATGAGTCAACTCGCGGCGCGCGAACCCGACGTGCGGCGGTTCGAGGCGACGGTCGCCGAGGTCGACGGCCGGACCGTCGCGCTGGACGAGACGTACTTCTACGCCGAGAGCGGCGGCCAGCCCGCCGACCGCGGCACGCTGGCCGGGACCGAGGTCGAGGACGTCCGGAAGCGCGACGACGGGACCGTCGTCCACCGTCTGGCCGACGACCCGGGCGTCGAGGCGGGCGAGACCGTTACCGCCGAAATAGACGACGAGTTCCGGACCTACTGCGCCCGGGCACACACCGCGAGCCACGCGCTCTACGGCGCGGGCCGGCGAGTGCTCGACGACCTCGGCTACGGCGGGTTCGACATCGGCGAGCGCAAGGTCAGGGTCGACTTCACCACGTCGACCGACATCACCGACGAGACGCTCGCGGAGCTCGAGCGCCTGACGAACCGGGCAATCTGGGACTCGCTGCCCGTCTCCTGGGAGGAGATTCCAGAGGCCGAGGCCCGCGAACGGGACGAGGTCGCGTTCAACACCAAGACCGAGGAGGGCGTGATGAGCGAGGCCGACGCCGTCCGCGTGGTCGAGATAGAGGGGTGGGACTGGGCGGCCTGCGGCGGCACCCACGTGACCAACACCCGCGAGATCGGCCCCGTCACCGTCCTCGACAGGTCGAACCCCGGCGAGGGGCTGACACGGGTCGAGTTCGCGGTCGGGCCGACCGCGGTCCGCCGGCGGGCCGACGACGCGCTGGCCGCCCGCGAGGCCGCGCAGACCCTCGACGTCGGCGTCTCAGAACTGCCCGAGGCCGCCGAGCGCGTCGTCAGGGAGGCCGAGGAACTCGAAGCCGACCTCCGCGACGCCAGGGAGGAGCTGCTGGACGCCCGCCTCGCCGACCTCCGGGCGGACCCCGTCGAGCGCGACGGTGGCGAGTGGCTGGTCGGGACGGTGTCGGCGTTCGGTCCGAACGAGGTCGCCGACCGCGCCAGGGAGCTGGTCGCCGGCGACGCGGGCGGATCGGACGACGGGTCCGGCGCGCCCGACGCGGTGGTGCTCGCGGGCACTGACGGCGGGACGTTCGTCGTGGCCGCGACCGGGGGCACCCCGGACGCCGGCGAGGTCGTCGACGAGGTCACCGTCGAGTTCGGCGGCGGGGGCGGCGGCAGTCCGGCGTTCGCCCAGGGCGGCGGGCTGGACGCGAGCCCGGCGGAAGTCGTCGCGTTCCTGCGAGAAGAGCGACGACGATAA
- a CDS encoding DUF5822 domain-containing protein: protein MPEPVETHDPEGVDYGWVMQTTFVLTIVVGAPVVALLSWVVGVSLPTWTSRVSFAVRVGALVWFVVAVAVFLYARRMEDASDSAS from the coding sequence GTGCCCGAACCAGTCGAGACCCACGACCCCGAGGGCGTCGATTACGGGTGGGTGATGCAGACCACCTTCGTCCTCACTATCGTGGTCGGCGCGCCCGTCGTCGCGCTGCTGTCGTGGGTCGTCGGCGTCTCGCTGCCGACCTGGACGTCGCGGGTGTCGTTCGCGGTCCGGGTCGGCGCGCTGGTCTGGTTCGTCGTCGCGGTCGCCGTCTTCCTCTACGCTCGGCGGATGGAGGACGCGTCCGATTCGGCGTCGTGA
- a CDS encoding carboxylate--amine ligase gives MVVPAIGTASSTAGLRSLGRRGVPTIAVSENATPPGFASKYCDETVSAPDPTVDLLAYERALVDLARRDDVGTVLPFREEDVYALARNREALTDHVGAPWPDLDALRQAQDRVELFAAARRAGVGMPVTRPIDEWNDRDRDVIVKPRYTVHAEEYADRFDESRAQWSSTRYVGPDETLDRDELVAEMGHVPLVQEYVPSPDEYGFFALYDEGEAVATFQHRQRRGWKYSGGPSAYRESVDIPELESAGRRLLDELDWHGAAMVEFLRDPDTGEFKLMEVNPRFWSSLPFTVQAGVDFPHLYWRQAGGETVDRAPDYEVGVAGHLLRGELLHLRSVAADDFPLVERPSLARRALEIGASLVRHPRFDYLSADDPGPFVRDLRNTVATFRGDRATASPASAAVEDRPSGVRVALQTLLRR, from the coding sequence GTGGTCGTTCCGGCAATCGGCACGGCGAGCAGCACGGCCGGGCTCCGCTCGCTCGGCCGCCGCGGCGTTCCGACGATCGCCGTCTCCGAGAACGCGACCCCGCCTGGGTTCGCATCCAAGTACTGCGACGAGACCGTCTCCGCTCCCGACCCGACCGTCGACCTGCTCGCCTACGAGCGGGCGCTGGTCGACCTCGCCCGGCGCGACGACGTCGGGACCGTCCTGCCGTTCCGAGAGGAGGACGTGTACGCGCTGGCGCGGAACCGCGAGGCGCTGACCGACCACGTGGGCGCGCCGTGGCCAGACCTCGACGCGCTCCGGCAGGCGCAGGACCGCGTCGAGCTGTTCGCCGCGGCCCGGCGCGCCGGCGTGGGGATGCCCGTGACCCGGCCCATCGACGAGTGGAACGACCGGGACCGCGACGTCATCGTCAAGCCGCGCTACACCGTCCACGCCGAGGAGTACGCCGACCGGTTCGACGAGAGCCGCGCCCAGTGGAGCTCCACCAGGTACGTCGGGCCCGACGAGACGCTCGACCGCGACGAGCTGGTCGCCGAGATGGGCCACGTCCCGCTGGTCCAGGAGTACGTCCCCTCGCCCGACGAGTACGGTTTCTTCGCGCTGTACGACGAGGGCGAGGCGGTCGCGACGTTCCAGCACCGCCAGCGCCGGGGGTGGAAGTACTCGGGCGGCCCCAGCGCCTACCGGGAGTCGGTCGACATCCCCGAACTCGAGTCTGCGGGCCGGCGCCTGCTCGACGAACTCGACTGGCACGGCGCGGCGATGGTCGAGTTCCTCCGGGACCCCGACACCGGCGAGTTCAAGCTGATGGAGGTCAACCCCCGGTTCTGGTCGTCGCTCCCGTTCACGGTCCAGGCCGGCGTCGACTTCCCCCACCTCTACTGGCGCCAGGCCGGCGGCGAGACCGTCGACCGGGCGCCCGACTACGAGGTCGGCGTCGCCGGCCACCTGCTGCGGGGCGAACTCCTCCACCTCCGCAGCGTCGCGGCCGACGACTTCCCCCTCGTCGAGCGGCCCTCGCTCGCGCGTCGGGCGCTGGAGATCGGCGCCTCGCTCGTCCGGCACCCGCGGTTCGACTACCTCAGCGCGGACGACCCGGGCCCGTTCGTCCGGGACCTCCGTAACACCGTCGCGACGTTCCGCGGTGACCGGGCGACCGCGTCGCCGGCGTCCGCAGCGGTCGAGGACCGACCGTCGGGGGTCCGCGTGGCCCTCCAGACCCTGCTCCGGCGATAG
- a CDS encoding DUF7344 domain-containing protein, translating to MNPGQSSLDAVLELLADRRRRYVLYHLAGVGEDRTLEVENVAARVDEWEREWDAAGRTDAAKTHAVDADAEDADEADADAADRRERVRVDLHHNHLPRLADAGLVDYDGRTGTIRSWEAPSLDRRISDDSEELPRLRALLAGENPMCAANDDETGDETAGEECR from the coding sequence GTGAACCCAGGACAGTCGTCGCTCGACGCGGTCCTCGAACTGCTGGCGGACCGCCGGCGCCGGTACGTGCTCTACCACCTCGCGGGGGTGGGCGAGGACCGGACCCTCGAAGTCGAGAACGTCGCGGCCCGGGTCGACGAGTGGGAGCGCGAGTGGGACGCTGCCGGGAGAACGGACGCGGCGAAGACGCACGCGGTAGACGCGGACGCAGAAGACGCAGACGAAGCAGACGCGGACGCCGCGGACCGGCGGGAGCGGGTCCGCGTCGACCTGCATCACAACCACCTGCCCCGGCTGGCGGACGCCGGGCTGGTCGACTACGACGGCCGCACGGGGACGATCCGGAGCTGGGAGGCGCCGTCGCTCGACCGCCGGATCTCGGACGATTCCGAGGAGCTCCCGCGCCTCCGGGCGCTGTTGGCGGGCGAGAATCCGATGTGCGCGGCGAACGACGACGAGACCGGGGACGAAACTGCGGGCGAGGAGTGCCGATGA
- a CDS encoding SHOCT domain-containing protein has protein sequence MNATALVALQTGGGQMGNGMGPGGWGFGFGFVGLAVMLLLVGTAVYLVVRALSTGGETRTAGARTDTTRQTTGGGGDEDPALAELRERYARGEIGDEEFERRAQRLRNEGDSPR, from the coding sequence GTGAACGCGACTGCACTCGTCGCCCTTCAGACGGGCGGCGGCCAGATGGGGAACGGAATGGGACCGGGAGGATGGGGGTTCGGATTCGGGTTCGTCGGTCTCGCGGTGATGCTGTTGCTCGTCGGAACCGCGGTCTACCTCGTCGTCCGCGCTCTCTCGACCGGCGGCGAGACGCGGACCGCCGGCGCGCGGACCGATACTACCCGGCAGACGACTGGAGGCGGGGGCGATGAGGACCCGGCGCTCGCCGAGCTCCGAGAGCGGTACGCCCGCGGCGAGATCGGCGACGAGGAGTTCGAGCGCCGCGCCCAGCGACTCCGCAACGAGGGGGACTCGCCCCGATGA
- a CDS encoding PAS domain S-box protein gives MSEPAETAGAEFWRDADEERALQRYRTLVNAIDDGIYQLDAEGRFVAVNDVVVETTGYARERLLGEHVSVLLDPDDVAAIEREIGRRLAGDDERSTTFEFDVRTADGGRIACELRLNLLVEDGAFRGTLGVVRDVSDRRRTERELRRREREFERESSLTDEILEASPVGVVVRDADGTVTRANERAEALFGFDEGEAAAVPSDGRPVFDERGRPVPTDERPFARALETGEPVYDRVLQVERPDGETRWLSVNAAPIPADDGAVDRVVTSFEDVTAMKRRERELADELDEMFGRFTDAFYALDADWRFTHVNDRAEELIDYQGEGLIGETLWEVFEWAEDSRLGEEYREAMATGEPTTFEFYYPEPLAAWYEVHAYPSETGLSVYFRDVTERKERERRLEESERRYRTLVEHFPNGAVALVDRDLRYVSFGGTPEVAGVSRTELEGNHLREGLPEELADVVVPRYEAALDGETASFEERVGSGVYQFHFLPVRDDDGEVFAALGMSQDVTDQKERERDLREAKSQLEAAAEAGAVGTWEWHIPEDEFICGTSFARAFGVDPEAAREGVSIDRFVTAIHEDDRDRVERSIDEAVETCGDYEEEYRVRNADGELRWVVARGHVECDEQGNPATFPGALADITERKRAERELEEHRKQLETLFEVLPVGVLVADEDGSIIEANEAAKRIWGVESFEAESVDDYERYRARWADTGERVAPEEWTLARVLDGEEVTEPDVFEIEAADGERRVIMAHGMPVRDADGAVARGVATLTDITDRRESQRRLEEHNERLESFASMLAHELRNPVTIGQIYGQQLPADEAPEAVEYVTEAFDRIEDMIDVMLILTRGRDAVGESEPLSLADVARDAWEGVTAPEAALEVEVDEVLAADETYVRHLLRNLFENAVQHGGPDVTVRVGALPEAGDDADEGAATDGTAGEAETVHGEAAGFYVADDGDGIPPEDREAVFQTGFTTASNNGGTGLGLAFVEELADVYGWSVGATESEAGGARFEFRDVWLGADE, from the coding sequence ATGAGCGAACCGGCGGAGACGGCCGGGGCGGAGTTCTGGAGGGACGCCGACGAGGAACGGGCCCTCCAGCGATACCGGACGCTCGTCAACGCCATCGACGACGGGATATACCAGCTCGACGCCGAGGGTCGCTTCGTCGCGGTCAACGACGTCGTCGTCGAGACGACGGGGTACGCCAGGGAGCGGCTGCTCGGCGAGCACGTCTCGGTGCTCCTCGACCCCGACGACGTCGCGGCCATCGAGCGGGAGATCGGCCGGCGGCTCGCGGGCGACGACGAGCGCTCCACCACCTTCGAGTTCGACGTCCGGACCGCCGACGGCGGCCGGATCGCGTGCGAACTGCGGCTGAACCTGCTTGTCGAGGACGGCGCGTTCCGGGGAACGCTCGGGGTCGTCCGGGACGTCTCGGACAGGCGCCGGACCGAGCGAGAGCTCCGCCGGCGCGAGCGAGAGTTCGAGCGCGAGAGCAGCCTGACCGACGAGATTCTGGAGGCCAGCCCCGTCGGCGTCGTGGTCCGGGACGCCGACGGCACGGTCACGCGGGCCAACGAGCGGGCCGAGGCGCTGTTCGGCTTCGACGAGGGCGAGGCGGCGGCGGTTCCGTCCGACGGGCGACCGGTCTTCGACGAGCGGGGCCGGCCCGTGCCCACAGACGAGCGACCCTTCGCGCGGGCGCTGGAGACGGGCGAGCCCGTCTACGACCGGGTGCTCCAGGTCGAGCGTCCGGACGGCGAGACCCGCTGGCTGTCGGTCAACGCCGCGCCGATACCGGCCGACGACGGTGCGGTCGACCGGGTCGTCACCAGCTTCGAGGACGTCACGGCGATGAAGCGCCGGGAGCGCGAACTCGCCGACGAGCTCGACGAGATGTTCGGCCGGTTCACCGACGCGTTCTACGCGCTGGACGCCGACTGGCGGTTCACCCACGTCAACGACAGGGCCGAGGAGCTCATCGACTACCAGGGCGAGGGGCTGATCGGCGAGACCCTCTGGGAGGTGTTCGAGTGGGCCGAGGACTCGCGGCTCGGGGAGGAGTACCGCGAGGCGATGGCGACCGGGGAGCCGACCACCTTCGAGTTCTACTACCCCGAGCCGCTGGCGGCGTGGTACGAGGTCCACGCCTACCCCTCCGAGACCGGGCTGTCGGTGTACTTCCGGGACGTCACCGAGCGCAAGGAGCGCGAGCGCAGACTGGAGGAGTCCGAGCGCCGCTATCGGACGCTGGTCGAGCACTTCCCGAACGGCGCGGTCGCGCTGGTCGACCGGGACCTCCGGTACGTCAGCTTCGGCGGGACGCCCGAGGTAGCGGGCGTGAGCAGGACCGAGCTGGAGGGGAACCACCTGCGCGAGGGACTCCCCGAGGAGCTGGCCGACGTCGTCGTCCCCCGCTACGAAGCGGCGCTCGACGGCGAGACCGCCTCGTTCGAGGAGCGCGTCGGTAGCGGGGTCTACCAGTTCCACTTCCTCCCGGTCCGGGACGACGACGGCGAGGTGTTCGCCGCGCTCGGCATGTCTCAGGACGTCACCGACCAGAAGGAGCGCGAGCGCGACCTTCGTGAGGCCAAGTCCCAGCTCGAGGCCGCGGCCGAGGCCGGCGCGGTCGGGACCTGGGAGTGGCACATCCCGGAGGACGAGTTCATCTGCGGCACCTCGTTCGCGCGGGCGTTCGGCGTCGACCCCGAGGCGGCCCGCGAGGGCGTCTCGATAGACCGGTTCGTCACGGCCATCCACGAGGACGACCGCGACCGGGTCGAGCGGAGCATCGACGAGGCCGTCGAGACCTGCGGCGACTACGAGGAGGAGTACCGGGTCCGGAACGCGGACGGCGAGCTCCGGTGGGTCGTGGCCCGCGGCCACGTCGAGTGCGACGAGCAGGGCAACCCCGCCACGTTCCCCGGCGCGCTCGCCGACATCACCGAGCGCAAGCGGGCCGAGCGCGAGCTCGAGGAGCACCGCAAGCAGCTCGAGACGCTGTTCGAGGTGCTCCCGGTCGGCGTCCTGGTCGCGGACGAGGACGGCAGCATCATCGAGGCCAACGAGGCTGCCAAGCGCATCTGGGGCGTCGAGTCGTTCGAGGCCGAGAGCGTCGACGACTACGAGCGCTACCGGGCGCGGTGGGCCGACACCGGCGAGCGGGTCGCACCCGAGGAGTGGACGCTGGCCCGCGTGCTCGACGGCGAGGAGGTGACCGAGCCGGACGTCTTCGAGATCGAGGCCGCGGACGGCGAGCGCAGGGTCATCATGGCCCACGGGATGCCGGTCCGCGACGCCGACGGGGCGGTCGCCCGGGGCGTCGCCACGCTGACCGACATCACCGACCGCCGGGAGTCCCAGCGCCGGCTCGAGGAACACAACGAACGGCTCGAGAGCTTCGCCAGCATGCTCGCCCACGAGCTGCGCAACCCCGTCACCATCGGCCAGATATACGGCCAGCAGCTCCCCGCCGACGAGGCGCCGGAGGCTGTCGAGTACGTCACCGAGGCGTTCGACCGCATCGAGGACATGATCGACGTCATGCTCATACTGACCCGGGGCCGGGACGCGGTCGGCGAGAGCGAGCCGCTGTCGCTGGCCGACGTCGCGCGGGACGCGTGGGAGGGCGTGACCGCGCCCGAGGCGGCCCTCGAGGTGGAGGTCGACGAGGTGCTGGCGGCCGACGAGACGTACGTCCGCCACCTGCTCCGCAACCTGTTCGAGAACGCGGTCCAGCACGGCGGCCCGGACGTCACGGTCCGGGTGGGCGCACTCCCCGAGGCCGGAGACGACGCCGACGAGGGCGCGGCGACCGACGGCACAGCCGGCGAGGCCGAGACGGTCCACGGGGAGGCCGCCGGCTTCTACGTCGCCGACGACGGCGACGGCATCCCGCCGGAGGACCGCGAGGCGGTGTTCCAGACCGGGTTCACCACGGCGTCGAACAACGGCGGCACGGGGCTCGGGCTGGCCTTCGTCGAGGAGCTCGCCGACGTGTACGGATGGTCGGTCGGCGCGACCGAGAGCGAGGCCGGCGGCGCCCGGTTCGAGTTCAGGGACGTGTGGCTGGGCGCCGACGAGTAG
- a CDS encoding multicopper oxidase family protein gives MTDEHRATRRAVLRAVGAAGVAGLAGCVSESTEQNDGDRRALRNDADGTATPRQTPSGPADETFRLRAAERTVRPGPDARTRNWVYDGQFPGPELRVEEGDLLRAEVTNELREGTTIHWHGVPVPNSQDGVPGVTQEPIGTGETFSYRYRAEPAGTYLYHSHVGLQLDRGLGGPLVVEEESPHVEYDREYVVLLDDYLDGEPRLPSGFGGGGRGGMGGDGPGGGGRGGNGGPGSGPDGGMGRMGDHRPPYEGLLVNGRLPTDPPTFDVSEGERVRFRFINASSATTFRVRLAGHQFSVSHADGRPVEPVAVDSFAFGSGERYDAVVTADDPGAWELRADAVDGDEPAARAVLAYEGSGSESPESVSSGGRRLQYEDLRALNPIRGIGGEPDRRFDLTLSRGMGGGYEWLIDGQAYPDADPLRVSAGDHVRVRMVNRSPVVHPMHLHGHFFQVGDAVKDTVLVPPRMGEVTFDFAADNPGDWLFHCHNLYHLEAGMARVVTYG, from the coding sequence ATGACCGACGAACACCGCGCGACGCGACGTGCCGTCCTCCGGGCGGTCGGAGCCGCCGGCGTCGCCGGACTCGCCGGTTGCGTCTCGGAGTCGACCGAGCAGAACGACGGCGACAGGAGGGCCCTCCGAAACGACGCCGACGGTACCGCCACGCCCCGGCAGACGCCCTCGGGACCCGCCGACGAGACGTTCCGGCTCCGGGCCGCGGAACGCACCGTCCGGCCCGGTCCGGACGCCCGGACGCGGAACTGGGTGTACGACGGGCAGTTCCCGGGTCCGGAGCTCCGGGTCGAGGAGGGCGACCTCCTTCGGGCCGAGGTGACGAACGAACTCCGGGAGGGGACCACGATTCACTGGCACGGCGTTCCGGTGCCGAACTCCCAGGACGGCGTGCCGGGCGTGACCCAGGAGCCGATCGGGACCGGTGAGACGTTCAGCTACCGGTACCGCGCGGAACCGGCCGGGACGTACCTCTACCACAGTCACGTCGGCCTCCAGCTCGACCGAGGCCTCGGCGGTCCCCTCGTCGTCGAGGAGGAGTCGCCGCACGTCGAGTACGACCGCGAGTACGTGGTCCTCCTCGACGATTACCTCGACGGCGAGCCCCGACTGCCGTCCGGGTTCGGCGGTGGCGGAAGAGGCGGAATGGGCGGGGACGGCCCCGGCGGTGGCGGCCGGGGTGGGAACGGCGGTCCCGGATCGGGTCCCGACGGCGGGATGGGTCGGATGGGCGACCATCGGCCACCGTACGAAGGGCTGCTGGTCAACGGCCGTCTCCCGACCGACCCGCCGACGTTCGACGTGAGCGAGGGCGAGCGCGTCCGGTTCCGCTTCATCAACGCGAGCAGCGCGACGACGTTCCGGGTCCGTCTGGCGGGCCACCAGTTCTCGGTCAGTCACGCCGACGGCCGCCCGGTCGAACCGGTCGCGGTGGACTCGTTCGCCTTCGGAAGCGGGGAGCGATACGACGCGGTGGTGACGGCGGACGACCCCGGCGCGTGGGAACTCCGGGCGGACGCGGTCGACGGCGACGAACCGGCCGCGCGTGCGGTCCTCGCGTACGAGGGGAGCGGGAGCGAATCGCCGGAGTCGGTCTCGTCGGGCGGCCGCCGGCTACAGTACGAGGACCTGCGCGCGCTGAATCCGATTCGGGGCATCGGCGGCGAGCCCGACCGGCGCTTCGACCTCACGCTGTCGAGGGGCATGGGCGGCGGCTACGAGTGGCTCATCGACGGGCAGGCGTACCCCGACGCCGACCCGCTCCGGGTGTCGGCGGGCGACCACGTCCGAGTCCGGATGGTAAACCGCAGTCCGGTCGTCCACCCGATGCACCTCCACGGCCACTTCTTCCAGGTCGGCGACGCCGTGAAGGACACCGTCCTCGTCCCGCCGCGCATGGGGGAGGTGACCTTCGACTTCGCGGCGGACAACCCCGGCGACTGGCTGTTCCACTGTCACAACCTCTACCACCTCGAGGCCGGAATGGCCCGGGTGGTGACCTACGGCTGA
- a CDS encoding acyl-CoA dehydrogenase family protein — protein MELSDEQRAIRDVVREFAVEEIRPTAAECDEDQRFPEEVWDGLADLDMTALTVPEEYGGLDVDRMTYSVVNEEVAYGMLSVATALSVHSLATSCIAEFGDADQRERWLPDMAEGRPVGAFALSEPQAGSNPAEMTTEAKREGDEYVIDGKKQWITNGERSGVVVLFAKTDREDPRSVTQFVVPKDADGLEVGKKEDKLGLRASDTTSLVFDDVRIPAENRLTEEGRGLSAAFHILTGGRIGIASQSVGLAQSALDEAVAYAQDREQFDRPIADIQTIRHKIADMKTRLEAARLLTRDAARKADRGEDVEMAASMAKYFASEAAVDVTNEAVQIHGGYGYTTDFDVERLYRDSKITTIYEGTSEIQKKVIARNVLE, from the coding sequence ATGGAGCTCTCCGACGAGCAACGGGCCATCCGGGACGTGGTTCGGGAGTTCGCGGTCGAGGAGATTCGCCCGACCGCGGCCGAGTGCGACGAGGACCAGCGGTTCCCCGAGGAGGTGTGGGACGGACTGGCAGACCTCGACATGACCGCGCTCACGGTCCCCGAGGAGTACGGCGGCCTCGACGTCGACCGGATGACGTACAGCGTCGTCAACGAGGAGGTCGCCTACGGGATGCTGTCGGTGGCGACCGCGCTGTCGGTCCACTCGCTGGCGACCTCCTGCATCGCGGAGTTCGGCGACGCCGACCAGCGCGAGCGGTGGCTCCCCGACATGGCCGAGGGCCGACCCGTGGGCGCGTTCGCGCTCTCGGAGCCCCAGGCCGGGTCGAACCCCGCCGAGATGACCACCGAGGCGAAGCGGGAGGGCGACGAGTACGTCATCGACGGCAAGAAGCAGTGGATAACCAACGGCGAGCGCTCGGGGGTCGTCGTCCTGTTCGCCAAGACCGATCGCGAGGACCCCCGGTCGGTCACGCAGTTCGTCGTCCCGAAGGACGCGGACGGTCTGGAGGTCGGTAAGAAGGAGGACAAGCTCGGCCTCCGGGCCAGCGACACGACGAGCCTCGTCTTCGACGACGTGCGGATTCCCGCGGAGAACCGACTGACCGAGGAGGGCAGGGGGCTCTCGGCGGCGTTCCACATCCTGACCGGCGGGCGCATCGGCATCGCCAGCCAGTCGGTCGGGCTCGCGCAGTCGGCGCTCGACGAGGCGGTCGCGTACGCGCAGGACCGCGAGCAGTTCGACAGGCCCATCGCCGACATCCAGACCATCCGGCACAAGATCGCCGACATGAAGACCCGGCTGGAGGCCGCCCGGCTACTGACTCGGGACGCCGCCCGGAAGGCCGACCGGGGCGAGGACGTCGAGATGGCCGCCAGCATGGCGAAGTACTTCGCCAGCGAGGCCGCGGTCGACGTGACCAACGAGGCGGTCCAGATCCACGGCGGCTACGGTTACACCACCGACTTCGACGTCGAGCGCCTCTACCGGGACTCGAAGATCACGACCATCTACGAGGGGACCAGCGAGATACAGAAGAAGGTCATCGCCCGGAACGTGCTGGAGTAA
- a CDS encoding HAD family hydrolase, producing the protein MTRDDAGTPVADGAGPDDPAAVVYDLDGTLVRLDVDWQDVERRLVALLEREGVDADPLSAWDLLSAAEDAGVGDEADELIAEAEREGARVSERLPLADELLAREIPVGVCSLNHEAAVRIALDRHDLGPHVGSVVGRGTVPHRKPHPRALLATVEELGVAPEDVLFVGDSASDEETAERAGTRFEWV; encoded by the coding sequence GTGACCCGAGACGACGCCGGAACGCCGGTTGCGGACGGCGCCGGGCCCGACGACCCCGCGGCGGTGGTGTACGACCTCGACGGCACGCTGGTCCGCCTCGACGTCGACTGGCAGGACGTCGAACGCCGGCTGGTCGCCCTGCTGGAGCGGGAGGGCGTCGACGCCGACCCGCTGAGCGCGTGGGACCTCCTCTCGGCTGCCGAGGACGCGGGCGTCGGCGACGAGGCCGACGAGCTCATCGCCGAGGCCGAGCGCGAGGGCGCCCGAGTCTCCGAGCGCCTTCCGCTGGCCGACGAACTGCTCGCCCGCGAGATTCCGGTCGGGGTCTGCTCGCTCAACCACGAGGCCGCGGTCCGCATCGCGCTCGACCGCCACGACCTCGGACCCCACGTCGGGAGCGTCGTGGGTCGAGGCACCGTCCCCCACCGCAAACCCCACCCGCGGGCGCTGCTCGCGACGGTCGAGGAACTCGGCGTCGCGCCCGAGGACGTGCTGTTCGTCGGCGATTCGGCCAGCGACGAGGAGACCGCCGAGCGCGCCGGGACGCGGTTCGAGTGGGTGTAG